The Pontibacter sp. SGAir0037 DNA segment GTTAAACTCTGTGTTATTTTCTGCTGTATTACCCAATCTGAATGTAGCATCTTGGTTAAGGGCTGTAGAGCCGGCTGTCCAGATGTAAGTTACAGCATAACGTGTTTCGGCACCAATCCAGTCTGTTAGCGGAAACTTATCAAGCGGCAGTTTGTAATTAACAGCTGCTACCTGGTTAAAGTTTGTATTACGGCCCCCTCTTCTCAGGTTATCCCATATTACCTGGTTCTTGTAGCGTAACGAATCGATGTCTTTGTTGATACGATTATCCGGCTCGTCTACTACCGAGCGATTAGTGGCTGTGTAGTCGAACGACAGGTTTTTACTGATATCCCACCTCAGGTCGTATATTCTGTTAATAAAGAAGTACTTCTGGAAAGTCGGATTTATACCTCTGCTGGTGATTAGGCCTGTTTCAGGATCACGCCTTTGCAGGAATGTTTCATTATACCTTCTGTCTAAGTCGGCCCTGAACGAGAACCTGCTTGGCAGCGGGGTAAAGTTCAGGTCTTTCAGCAGGCGCAGGTACGGTGAGTTTAGGGCCTGGCTTTTGGCAAAAGGACTATAGTTCTTAGGTGTATTGGTATAAGTATAGGCTATCGCGCCTGTATAGGTTTTCGTAAAGTCGCGGTCTGTTTCAATATCAGTATAAAGCCGTTCTGCATAAGAGTAGGAGAAGGAGAGGTTCTCCACATCGTATGGCCTTACCTTGGCATCCGGGTTAGTGCGCTCTTTTCGTACATTCAGAAGGCTAAAGCTCTTCCTGGTTTCCTGTGTAATTACCTCTTTCTTATAAGCATCTCTTTCTGCATCTGTTTCGAACCTGGTTAGCGACTGTTCCAGCGGTACATCTTTATCCAGTGGGTCGAATTGAGGAGAACTGTTAAGCGTGCCGTACTGCACCGTAACAGGTATCTTAATTCCCAGCTTCTCTGGCAGGAATTTATCGGCCACAATGTTGGCACTTACATCAAACAAAGCTGTGTTCTCGCGCGAACGCTGCGCAATCTTTTGCTGCAGGGCTCCAAATCCAACGGTGGTATATGCGCCTGTTGCAGTTATGTTGGCAAAGTCTGCCAGTTTGGTGTTTAACCTGGCATTGGTGGCCCAACCGGATTGGTTTCTGAAGTCATTAACCCGCAGCTCATCCACCCAGATACAAACAGATTGAGGCCTGCCGTCGTCGTCAGGTGTTCTTGGGTTTCTTACTCCGATCATCACGCTCTGTACCTCACTAAAGTCGGGGTTACCAACAACACGAATTTTCTTTCCGTTGTAGTTTACCTCAAACGGAATGCGAGTATCAAATCCTGCCGCTTTGTTGCGGGCTACTTTTGCGTTTACAAACTCTTCCAGCGCAATATCTATTTCGTTTTCGGCCGGCCAGATAGCTTCGCGGGTTGTAGTACCTCTGGGTGTGATTTTGAGAGGCACTACATACTCGTAGTAGTTCTGGGTATAATCTGTACCTATCCGGATGAAAGCTTCCACGTCTCCGTCGCGCGTGTTAGGATCGTTGGTCTGAGCATGCAGGTAAAGCTTCAGGCGCTTGTAAATAAGCATGTCCAGGCTAAGGTTTTTGTAAACCGCCTTCGAGAAAGAGTCTCTCAGGTCTTCTACACATAGCTGCATCGATTGCTCGTTCTGGCGACGGTTGTTTGTAGCCGCATAATCACGTAAACGCTCAATGCCTGGCGGTAATACATAAGGGATATCGCCTTCTACAGCCTGGCCGTTTTCTTCTATGTTTACAGTAGAAACGGTAAAGGATTTGGCATCGTCGGTACAGTTAATACAAGGAGTACCGTCTGTGATAGGTTGCAGGAAAGTTCGCCATTGGTTCGCAATAAACTGGAACTGTACAAAACGAAGCACCACCGGATCGGCAAATTCGGTTAGGTACATACGCATAAAGCGAATAGACTTGAACCCACTGATATCGCCTACGCTACCTGTTGGCTGGCGAACAGGAATTCGAAACTGGTACCAGGTAACTCTGTCACCGTTAATGTTTTCGTGTACAATGCGATCCACAATAAAGTTCTGGCCTACGTTCAGCTGGTCTGGGCGCAGGTTTATCTTATACTCCCAGTACTGCTCCAGGTCACTGATCACGTTGTCGCGGTTCAGGTCCTCTTTATCCGGATAAGCATAGTTGGAGAATCGGCTGTTTTCGGGGGAGTTGCCCTCCATGCCGTTAAAGTTTTTATAGCGAGCCAGTACACCAGCATTTTGAGCATCGTAAGCCGGGTCGAGGTGGTGCAGGAAGTTATCAGCAGAAGGATCGCTTAAAACTGATTGTGGAGCACCGCCAGGTATCCTACTCAGGAACGCATTCTGAAAGAACAGCTGCTCATCGCTATCGCTTAGGCCGTCTAAGCCAATATCCTGGAATTGCCGGCCTCCTGCTGTACCTGTAAAAGCATCTGTTAAGAATTGCTGTGTGGTTACACGTCCCCAATCTGTGTTTTGCAGATTCTGGATATCGGTAGCCGAGATAGGTAAGCCGTTCTCAAAAGAATAACGGTTATCGCGCAATACATCCTCTGAAACACTGCCTAAGTTCAGAACCAGCTCCCCACCTTCGTTATTCTGAACAGGGTTCCCAAATTCATCTTTCCGGCCGTTCACACCTGTAATAAACGGGTCCATGAGCCAGAACTCTACATACTCTATGTTGGCATTATCAAAGTCAGTGTCAAAAGCTATATCACGGCTTACGCCACCCCAGTTTTTGCGGGGATCACTTAACAGCCTGCCTTGTGGGTCGAGGTTCGGATTATAGTTGTACTGGCCACGCTCCCTCGGGTAATAGGCCAAGTCGAAAGTATACTCAAAAGCGTTGGCAACCTCGGGATCCCGGCCAGGAAATACCTCATTGCGGCGTATACCCCGCACGTAATGGTTTTCCAGTTCTTCTTTTGTAATATTACTTGGCCGCTGGTTATCGTTCTGGCGGTAAAAAAGCTGATCTATAGTGTACCAGGCCATTTTTGCGCGATTATAAGAATAAGCCAGGCCCGCACCTGGTATGAGTGGTGCAGGTGTAGCTGCCAGGCGCCAGCCGGTATTGTTAAAACCACCTAAACTATACGGCGTTTCTGCTCCTTCAAAGTCATCGAGGTAGGATGTGCCGTCTTCATTAGCCGGTAGTTTAGAGTTGGATGGCACAAGCTGGGCGAATTCACCTGTAAATGATATACTGGAAGGTGCCTTTGTTTGCACCAGCGGAATAGCATCTGTTAGCTTTGTCAGAAACCTGGATTCTTTGTTTAAGGTAACATCAAAACCATAGATGGTATTATTGGTTGGTTCATCCCCAATGCTCACACGGTTGATGTATGGACGCTCATTCAGGTGCAGAACGGTTGCGCCCAAATTCAGGTCGTCATTCACTCTATAGTCGAAGCGGGCACCTAGCAGAGAGCGGGGCTGTATGTTAAGCAGCTCTGCCTTTTCGTAGGTTACACGTAAATCGCTGGCCGAACTGATATAGCTTGGATTCAGGATTTTAATACGGCCCATGTCGTAGAATACCTGGTAATCGGTGCCTTCTACCAGGCGTGTTCCCCCGGAATATACGGCTACCGAACCTTCTGCTATTCTAAATCCTGGAAGCATAATTTCATCGGCTGAGGAGCCCTGCACGCGCCCCTTCAGAAAGAATTTTGCTTTTAAAGTATTCTGCTGGGCATCTGTCTGCGTTTGCTCATACAACTCCTGAAAAACGTAACGATCTATTAGTTCAGGCCTGCCTGCCAGTTGTGTGCGCAGGTAGCTGCCAAAAGGCTCCACCTGCGGAAAGAAGATGCGCCCTGATTCCGGATCGATGGTGATGCCCGGTAAAAAGTCGAAGTTACCGTCGCTAGGTTTGTCGTTGTTTGTGTTTACATTATCCAAGTTCATTACCTCTACAAGTGGTATATTCTGGATGGGACTTGCCTCTTTTAAGCTGGTTATATCTACACCTGTTTCATCGTCTTTATAGATGATCTGGAGCTGAAAATTCTGACGGTTGATCTGGGTTGCATCCAGGCTATACACGTTTTTCATCATCAGGTCCCAGGTAGGGTACTGCAGGGAAGGATTAGTTGCTTTAAGCAACTTCATGTGAATTACCTGCTCATCGCTCAGGTTCTGATAATCTTCCTGTAGCTCCCCAACTTTATAGGTTTTGCCGTTATAGGTATACTCAAAAGCAACACCTAGTACCTGGTCTGGAAGCAGTGCTGTATTTAAAGAGATGTAGCCTAGCTGAGGGTTGAAATTATATTCTCTCGGATCTAACTTTCTGGCTCTTACGTGCTCAAAATCTACTGTTTTGCGTAGCCCTAAACCTTCCAGGTAAGCAGCTACCTGGTTGTTGTCGCGGGCATTTCT contains these protein-coding regions:
- the sprA gene encoding cell surface protein SprA — protein: MIPSLLLLQDTTGTDTTKYKPSRRPTVTPQDRVGDPFGNRTGSSPLLLGKPSKIELEMQYNDSLQQYNINESIGDLNYRTPSSMTLKEYSEWQQKEAIRSYWRSKSAGLDGESVVSGRRLVPKIYISPIFDRIFGGNFVDIQPNGNVAVKFGARFNRNSNPTIPIRQQRTGDFEFDQNISLNLVGKVGEKMRINFNWDNNANFDFENNMKLDYTGYEEEIIRKVEAGNVSLPLNNSLITGAQNLFGIKTQLQFGRLAVTAIAANVRGRNDEIVVQNGAQNKPFEIRVDQYDRDRHYFLSQFFRNRYDNTLKNLPLVNSGIVIRRLELYVTNNNRSTENLRNMVAFMDLGEPDPYRDQYETQPTAPAANSANTLYSQISSNRNARDNNQVAAYLEGLGLRKTVDFEHVRARKLDPREYNFNPQLGYISLNTALLPDQVLGVAFEYTYNGKTYKVGELQEDYQNLSDEQVIHMKLLKATNPSLQYPTWDLMMKNVYSLDATQINRQNFQLQIIYKDDETGVDITSLKEASPIQNIPLVEVMNLDNVNTNNDKPSDGNFDFLPGITIDPESGRIFFPQVEPFGSYLRTQLAGRPELIDRYVFQELYEQTQTDAQQNTLKAKFFLKGRVQGSSADEIMLPGFRIAEGSVAVYSGGTRLVEGTDYQVFYDMGRIKILNPSYISSASDLRVTYEKAELLNIQPRSLLGARFDYRVNDDLNLGATVLHLNERPYINRVSIGDEPTNNTIYGFDVTLNKESRFLTKLTDAIPLVQTKAPSSISFTGEFAQLVPSNSKLPANEDGTSYLDDFEGAETPYSLGGFNNTGWRLAATPAPLIPGAGLAYSYNRAKMAWYTIDQLFYRQNDNQRPSNITKEELENHYVRGIRRNEVFPGRDPEVANAFEYTFDLAYYPRERGQYNYNPNLDPQGRLLSDPRKNWGGVSRDIAFDTDFDNANIEYVEFWLMDPFITGVNGRKDEFGNPVQNNEGGELVLNLGSVSEDVLRDNRYSFENGLPISATDIQNLQNTDWGRVTTQQFLTDAFTGTAGGRQFQDIGLDGLSDSDEQLFFQNAFLSRIPGGAPQSVLSDPSADNFLHHLDPAYDAQNAGVLARYKNFNGMEGNSPENSRFSNYAYPDKEDLNRDNVISDLEQYWEYKINLRPDQLNVGQNFIVDRIVHENINGDRVTWYQFRIPVRQPTGSVGDISGFKSIRFMRMYLTEFADPVVLRFVQFQFIANQWRTFLQPITDGTPCINCTDDAKSFTVSTVNIEENGQAVEGDIPYVLPPGIERLRDYAATNNRRQNEQSMQLCVEDLRDSFSKAVYKNLSLDMLIYKRLKLYLHAQTNDPNTRDGDVEAFIRIGTDYTQNYYEYVVPLKITPRGTTTREAIWPAENEIDIALEEFVNAKVARNKAAGFDTRIPFEVNYNGKKIRVVGNPDFSEVQSVMIGVRNPRTPDDDGRPQSVCIWVDELRVNDFRNQSGWATNARLNTKLADFANITATGAYTTVGFGALQQKIAQRSRENTALFDVSANIVADKFLPEKLGIKIPVTVQYGTLNSSPQFDPLDKDVPLEQSLTRFETDAERDAYKKEVITQETRKSFSLLNVRKERTNPDAKVRPYDVENLSFSYSYAERLYTDIETDRDFTKTYTGAIAYTYTNTPKNYSPFAKSQALNSPYLRLLKDLNFTPLPSRFSFRADLDRRYNETFLQRRDPETGLITSRGINPTFQKYFFINRIYDLRWDISKNLSFDYTATNRSVVDEPDNRINKDIDSLRYKNQVIWDNLRRGGRNTNFNQVAAVNYKLPLDKFPLTDWIGAETRYAVTYIWTAGSTALNQDATFRLGNTAENNTEFNVNGRLDLVKLYNKVKFLKEVNSPTPQRPNPAPAPTDTTAQKPKSEMRVAKALARVLMMTRSINFTYLQNQGTLMPGYLPSTKMFGFDEGFTAPGLPFILGRQYDLDELYYRANSNGWYTDSSQYLNTAFSSILTETFTARANLEPFRNFNLQLDARRNKSEIAEVFYRKEIDDFGEISQEDRRQNPINTGSFSTSFIAIGTLFESTSGGSSNAFENFIRNRYAIQERLMAANAAAGDSGYSLNSQNVLIKAFEYAYQGRDIDGYRAKASNPFSRLPIPNWNITYNGLSQLAFFKQWFSQVNLRHGYNASYNISNFTTSLAYDQAPADFPTQLNEFGRIVPYYIVTQLTVSERLAPLLGVDFRTNKNLTGRLEYKIERNLSLNLTNAQITETNVKDYVIGLGYATTNFKIPFRIRGQRKVLENELTMRLDLSVRDNQTIQRAIARDEFGNEYSQNQITNGTRQLQLRPTVDYVLSQRVNLQFYVLRTVSDPKISTSFRSSVSEGGVQLRVSLQ